Proteins encoded within one genomic window of Rhododendron vialii isolate Sample 1 chromosome 1a, ASM3025357v1:
- the LOC131306730 gene encoding uncharacterized protein LOC131306730, with the protein MLRAKNSGSALTNPNYQTLLAFKPRQVLLAERSTKVSTTMKQCSNRETPALNPDQKALLLQSVLGYLERNGFSKALKRLLSEAQIETNNWKACSLNLEDLYGKYLATCARAETNLDTYKNQELVTDVTNKKSGDSLGSAIKQTVGEKKKKKSNKGETNAVENQSENGIAESSKNSMEILVKDSLASPNAELKAKKKSKKVQTEQVITQALKESTADTVGQLQIDESLEKKTDKKKKKSKYISEPHDANVEPVPVDPLPPANEENSKLSLDEVKIDSEAEGKSKDKKKKKKKKSMDSHIENVDKSALENMHDVPLEEKKSSKKRKRLASEENEVHPAEKLASEESKRRKTVTLEETKICEKITEVNANAGDGIESKRENGSVSEYELQNTSSEQTEAPTNRNFEKDGVKSATPKTRRKQHQGSAEPKTVNAFQRVKIDEVKFADERLQDNSYWAKSGADNGYGAKAQEILGQVKGRDFRHEKTKKKRGSYRGGQIDLQAHSVKFNYSDED; encoded by the exons ATGCTCCGAGCAAAGAACAGCGGAAGCGCGCTCACGAACCCTAATTACCAAACCCTACTAGCTTTCAAGCCTCGCCAGGTATTGCTCGCCGAGAGAAGCACTAAGGTGTCGACGACGATGAAGCAATGCAGCAACCGCGAAACCCCAGCCCTGAATCCTGACCAGAAGGCCCTTCTTCTCCAATCCGTCCTCGGCTACCTCGAACGCAACGGCTTCTCCAAAGCTCTCAAACGCTTACTCTCCGAAGCTCAAATCGAG ACTAACAACTGGAAGGCGTGTTCGCTGAACTTGGAAGATTTGTACGGCAAATATTTGGCGACATG TGCTCGTGCTGAAACAAATCTTGACACTTACAAGAACCAAG AATTGGTGACTGATGTTACTAACAAGAAATCTGGAGATAGCCTTGGTTCTGCCATTAAGCAAACTGttggagagaagaagaaaaagaaaagcaataaaGGTGAAACTAATGCTGTAGAAAATCAGTCTGAAAATGGAATTGCTGAATCTTCTAAGAACTCCATGGAGATACTAGTGAAAGATTCTCTTGCATCACCAAATGCTGAGTTGAAAGCgaagaagaaaagcaaaaagGTTCAAACAGAACAAGTGATTACACAAGCATTGAAGGAATCCACTGCTGATACAGTTGGTCAGCTGCAAATAGATGAATCCCTTGAGAAAAAAACggataagaagaaaaagaaaagcaaatatATTTCCGAACCACATGATGCTAATGTTGAACCAGTGCCAGTAGATCCATTACCACCGGCGAATGAAGAGAATTCAAAACTGTCCTTAGACGAAGTTAAAATTGATTCTGAGGCAGAAGGTAAATCtaaagataaaaagaagaagaaaaagaagaagagtatgGATTCTCACATTGAAAATGTTGATAAATCTGCATTGGAGAACATGCATGATGTTCCCTTGGAGGAGAAAAAGAGttcaaagaaaaggaaaagactGGCTTCTGAAGAAAATGAGGTACACCCGGCGGAGAAATTAGCAAGCGAGGAATCAAAACGCAGAAAAACTGTtactttggaagaaacaaagatCTGTGAGAAGATTACAGAAGTTAATGCAAATGCAGGAGATGGGATAGAAAGTAAAAGAGAAAATGGCTCCGTTAGTGAATATGAGCTGCAAAACACATCTAGTGAACAGACTGAGGCACCCACAAATAGGAACTTCGAGAAAGATGGAGTGAAATCTGCTACTCCGAAAACCAGAAGAAAGCAACATCAGGGTTCAGCAGAG cCAAAGACAGTAAATGCATTTCAGAGGGTGAAAATTGACGAGGTGAAATTCGCTGATGAGAGGCTCCAAGATAATTCTTATTGGGCCAAG AGTGGTGCGGACAATGGATATGGAGCAAAAGCACAGGAAATACTGGGGCAGGTCAAAGGAAG ggatTTTCGccatgaaaaaacaaagaagaagcgTGGTAGTTACAGAGGAGGACAGATCGATCTGCAAGCCCACTCAGTGAAGTTCAATTATTCGGACGAGGATTGA